The Candidatus Polarisedimenticolia bacterium genome window below encodes:
- a CDS encoding pyridoxine 5'-phosphate synthase, with protein MRLGVNVDHVATLREARRTDEPDPVTAAALAELAGADQITVHLRGDRRHIKERDLDVLRRTVQTRLNVEMAATEEMVKIAATVKPACVTLVPERREEITTEGGLDVILNQNHLKRIVTAMRESGLTVSVFVDPDFDQLKAVSKINAGVIEINTGLYAAARTDELRSLELAKVMNAARAGRKLGLRVAAGHGLTYRNVHPIATLEEIEELNIGHSIIARAALVGMERAVREMKDLLPGNRGLPLP; from the coding sequence ATGAGACTGGGCGTCAATGTGGACCATGTGGCGACGCTGCGCGAGGCACGCCGGACGGACGAGCCCGATCCGGTGACCGCCGCGGCGCTGGCGGAGCTGGCCGGGGCCGACCAGATCACCGTGCACCTGCGGGGCGATCGCCGCCACATCAAGGAGCGCGACCTCGACGTGCTCCGCCGCACGGTCCAGACACGCCTGAACGTGGAGATGGCCGCCACCGAGGAGATGGTCAAGATCGCCGCGACCGTCAAGCCGGCCTGCGTCACCCTGGTGCCGGAGCGCCGCGAGGAAATCACCACCGAGGGGGGGCTGGACGTGATCCTGAACCAGAACCACCTCAAGCGCATCGTGACGGCGATGCGCGAGAGCGGCCTGACGGTCAGCGTCTTCGTGGATCCCGACTTCGATCAGCTGAAGGCGGTCAGCAAGATCAACGCCGGCGTGATCGAGATCAACACCGGGCTCTACGCCGCCGCCCGGACCGACGAGCTGCGCTCCCTGGAGCTGGCCAAGGTCATGAACGCCGCGCGCGCCGGCCGCAAGCTCGGGCTGCGCGTGGCCGCCGGGCACGGCCTGACCTACCGCAACGTGCACCCGATCGCAACCCTCGAGGAGATCGAGGAGCTGAACATCGGGCATTCGATCATCGCCCGCGCCGCCCTGGTCGGCATGGAGCGCGCCGTGCGGGAGATGAAGGACCTCCTCCCTGGAAACCGGGGCCTGCCTCTCCCATAA